Proteins encoded by one window of Lathyrus oleraceus cultivar Zhongwan6 chromosome 1, CAAS_Psat_ZW6_1.0, whole genome shotgun sequence:
- the LOC127078545 gene encoding probable aspartic proteinase GIP2: MASFATLLSLLTIALLSSSCTSQFILPIGKDPVTSLFYTSIGIGTPRHNFDVLIDLGESMLWYECNNNYTSSTFNPLPCQSKLCPWKNQCTECNAPLRSPGCSNNTCDTPISNPFGGLLFSGETGDDVLFISDSKVSGLFSGCTDSDYYHLDFPISKAFPKARGILGLGRTQFALPTQLSLSSHKLPHKFALCLPSSNKKGLGSLFIGGIPQQNSLSKFHLTTIPLVVNPFSTAPTYDLGEPSYEYFIDVKSIKVGGQALNFKTSVLSIDKKGNGGTKIRNLHSHTLLHSSIYKPLVRDFVNKAGDKNIKKVASVAPFGACFDLTTIGRTVTGLDVPTIDLVLEGGVEWTIYGGNSMVLVNKNVACLGFVDGGKEPRTAVVIGGHILEDNLLEFDLVSSTLGFSSSLLVHNARCSNSDAKGNLISDE; the protein is encoded by the coding sequence ATGGCTTCTTTTGCTACTCTTCTCTCTCTTCTCACAATAGCCCTTCTGTCATCTTCTTGCACATCACAGTTCATCTTACCAATTGGAAAAGACCCAGTAACCAGTCTCTTCTACACCTCAATCGGCATAGGAACACCTCGACACAACTTTGATGTATTGATTGATCTTGGAGAATCAATGCTATGGTATGAATGCAACAATAACTACACTTCTTCAACCTTCAATCCTCTCCCTTGTCAATCCAAACTTTGCCCTTGGAAAAACCAATGCACTGAATGCAACGCCCCTTTGAGATCACCAGGTTGCTCCAACAACACATGTGATACTCCCATAAGCAATCCATTCGGTGGTTTACTGTTCTCAGGTGAAACCGGTGATGATGTTTTGTTCATATCAGATTCAAAAGTCTCTGGACTATTTTCTGGTTGCACTGACTCAGACTATTATCATCTTGATTTTCCTATAAGTAAAGCCTTTCCTAAAGCTAGAGGAATATTAGGCCTCGGAAGGACACAGTTTGCATTACCAACACAGTTATCACTATCTTCTCATAAACTTCCTCACAAGTTTGCTCTTTGTTTACCATCTTCAAACAAGAAAGGACTTGGTAGTCTTTTCATTGGTGGGATTCCCCAACAAAACTCTTTGTCAAAGTTTCATCTCACTACTATTCCTCTTGTTGTTAACCCTTTTAGCACTGCTCCAACATATGATCTAGGTGAGCCTTCTTATGAGTATTTCATAGATGTGAAATCCATTAAAGTTGGTGGCCAAGCTCTCAACTTCAAGACATCCGTTTTGTCTATTGACAAAAAGGGTAATGGTGGAACAAAGATTAGGAACTTGCATTCTCACACTCTTTTGCATAGCTCTATATACAAACCTCTTGTTAGAGATTTTGTTAATAAGGCTGGTGATAAAAATATAAAGAAAGTTGCATCGGTTGCACCATTTGGAGCATGTTTTGATTTAACAACTATTGGTAGGACTGTTACTGGATTGGATGTGCCTACTATTGATTTGGTACTAGAAGGGGGTGTAGAGTGGACAATTTATGGTGGAAATTCAATGGTGTTGGTGAATAAAAATGTAGCATGCCTTGGATTTGTGGATGGTGGTAAAGAGCCAAGAACAGCTGTTGTTATTGGTGGGCACATATTGGAGGATAATTTATTGGAATTTGATTTGGTTTCTTCTACATTAGGATTTAGTTCTTCACTCCTAGTTCATAATGCAAGATGTTCCAATTCAGATGCTAAGGGAAATCTTATTTCAGATGAGTGA
- the LOC127113453 gene encoding probable aspartic proteinase GIP2: MASFTTLLSLLTIALLSSSCTSQFILPIGKDPVTNLFYTSIGIGTPRHNFDVLIDLGESMLWYECNNNYTSSTFNPLPCQSKLCPWKNQCTECNAPLRSPGCSNNTCDTPISNPFGVLLFSGETGDDVLFISNSKVSGLFSGCTDSDYYHLDFPISKAFPKARGNLGLGRTQFALPTQLSLSSHKLHLSYC; the protein is encoded by the coding sequence ATGGCTTCTTTTACTACTCTTCTCTCTCTTCTCACAATAGCCCTTCTGTCATCTTCTTGCACATCACAGTTCATCTTACCAATTGGAAAAGACCCAGTAACCAATCTCTTCTACACTTCAATCGGCATAGGAACACCTCGACACAACTTTGATGTATTGATTGATCTTGGAGAATCAATGCTATGGTATGAATGCAACAATAACTACACTTCTTCAACCTTCAATCCTCTCCCTTGTCAATCCAAACTTTGCCCTTGGAAAAACCAATGCACTGAATGCAACGCCCCTTTGAGATCACCAGGTTGCTCCAACAACACATGTGATACTCCCATAAGCAATCCATTCGGTGTTTTACTGTTCTCGGGTGAAACTGGTGATGATGTTTTGTTCATATCAAACTCAAAAGTCTCTGGACTATTTTCTGGTTGCACTGACTCAGATTATTATCATCTTGATTTTCCTATAAGTAAAGCCTTTCCTAAAGCTAGAGGAAATTTAGGCCTTGGAAGGACACAGTTTGCATTACCAACACAGTTATCATTATCTTCTCATAAACTTCATTTGTCATATTGTTAA